One segment of Sesamum indicum cultivar Zhongzhi No. 13 linkage group LG4, S_indicum_v1.0, whole genome shotgun sequence DNA contains the following:
- the LOC105159739 gene encoding zinc finger CCCH domain-containing protein 30-like codes for MNVSLLNVETEDAFWGLLEFAANNDLEGFKKYVDHEPSSVDEVGLWYGRQKGSNKMIVQQMTPLMVAATYGSTDVLKLIVSLPEVDVNRSAASGGSVNAIDIVQLLLAAGADPNLVDANGRRPLDVLFVSPKLQGMKYSLQVLLATDTSFEEEHNLRISIAPSNSNSPPLSPSHLNGLPCSPELVPSPKGGKSNDVPASSVPEKKEYPIDPSLPDIKNSIYSTDEFRMFSFKVRPCSRAYSHDWTECPFVHPGENARRRDPRKYHYSCVPCPDFRKGACRRGDMCEYAHGVFECWLHPAQYRTRLCKDGTSCNRRVCFFAHTTEELRPLYVSTGSAVPSPRSSNSAANAMDFAAAMSLLPGSPSSVPLMSPSPFTPPMSPSTNGISNTGWPSQPNVPALHLPGSNFQSSRLRSSLNARDIPHEDLSLFADIDVQQQQILAELSLMSQPSINTNLLNRSVRSKTLTPSNLDDIFSAESSSPRYSEQALASAVFSPTHKSAILNQFQQQQQTMLSPIKTSFSPRNGDHPIMQAPYGVPTSGRMSPRTVEPISPMSARISMLARQEKQHHQFRSLSSRDLGSNAAAAVASLEENWSKWGSPNGPAEWAVGADDFGKLKRSSSFELLNNGEEPDLSWVQSLVKESAQDAKDNSAPHVAGAVNTGPSSG; via the coding sequence ATGAATGTTAGTCTTTTGAATGTTGAAACTGAAGATGCTTTTTGGGGCTTGCTTGAATTTGCTGCCAATAATGATCTAGAAGGCTTTAAAAAGTATGTCGATCATGAACCGTCCAGTGTTGACGAGGTTGGGCTATGGTATGGACGACAAAAAGGGTCAAATAAAATGATTGTACAGCAAATGACTCCTTTGATGGTTGCTGCCACTTATGGTAGCACTGATGTTCTGAAACTGATTGTCTCTTTACCTGAAGTTGACGTGAATCGGTCTGCTGCATCCGGTGGATCAGTAAATGCTATTGACATCGTGCAACTACTCTTGGCAGCAGGCGCGGACCCAAATCTAGTTGATGCCAATGGCCGTCGCCCTCTTGATGTGCTTTTTGTGTCACCAAAGTTGCAGGGCATGAAATATTCCCTTCAGGTGCTGCTCGCAACAGACACTTCATTTGAGGAGGAGCACAATCTGAGAATATCAATAGCcccttcaaattcaaattctccACCACTTTCGCCATCTCATTTGAATGGATTGCCATGTTCTCCGGAGTTGGTGCCTTCTCCAAAGGGTGGAAAGTCCAATGATGTTCCAGCATCATCTGTAccagaaaagaaagaataccCTATTGACCCATCTTTACCAGACATCAAGAACAGCATCTACTCTACGGATGAATTTAGGATGTTTTCATTTAAGGTCCGACCCTGCTCTCGTGCCTACTCACATGATTGGACTGAGTGCCCCTTTGTACACCCGGGTGAAAATGCTCGAAGAAGGGATCCAAGGAAGTACCACTATAGCTGTGTACCGTGTCCAGATTTTCGTAAGGGGGCATGCCGAAGAGGGGACATGTGTGAATATGCTCATGGGGTTTTTGAGTGCTGGCTCCATCCTGCTCAATATAGGACTCGGCTGTGCAAAGATGGTACGAGTTGCAATAGAAGAGTTTGCTTCTTTGCCCACACAACAGAGGAACTGCGGCCCTTGTATGTCTCTACTGGTTCTGCTGTTCCATCTCCGCGTTCAAGCAACTCTGCTGCTAATGCCATGGATTTTGCGGCAGCAATGAGTCTTTTACCCGGTTCACCTTCTTCAGTCCCTCTGATGTCTCCATCTCCGTTCACTCCACCAATGTCTCCATCTACAAATGGCATTTCAAACACAGGCTGGCCATCTCAACCGAATGTTCCAGCATTGCATTTACCTGGAAGCAACTTCCAGTCCAGTCGGTTGCGTTCGTCTCTGAATGCTAGAGATATCCCCCACGAAGACTTGAGTTTATTTGCAGATATTGATGTCCAGCAGCAGCAGATCTTAGCTGAGCTATCCCTTATGTCTCAACCAAGCATTAATACCAATTTGTTGAATCGTTCCGTTCGTTCAAAAACACTTACTCCTTCAAATCTAGACGATATTTTTTCTGCAGAGAGCTCTTCTCCTAGATATTCTGAACAAGCATTGGCTTCAGCTGTTTTCTCGCCTACACACAAATCAGCAATACTTAATCAATTccagcagcagcaacagaCCATGCTATCTCCAATTAAAACGTCATTTTCACCGAGAAACGGTGATCACCCCATAATGCAGGCTCCTTATGGGGTTCCAACTTCTGGGAGAATGTCACCTCGCACAGTGGAGCCTATCTCGCCAATGAGTGCCCGGATCTCAATGCTAGCTCGACAAGAGAAGCAGCACCATCAATTTCGGAGCCTCAGCTCCCGTGACCTTGGCTCTAATGCTGCAGCTGCTGTTGCCTCATTGGAAGAGAATTGGTCAAAATGGGGATCACCTAATGGGCCAGCGGAATGGGCTGTTGGTGCTGATGACTTTGGTAAGCTCAAGAGATCATCGTCGTTTGAACTTCTCAACAATGGGGAGGAGCCTGATTTATCTTGGGTTCAGTCACTTGTCAAAGAATCTGCACAGGATGCAAAGGATAACTCAGCTCCCCATGTTGCTGGCGCTGTGAACACCGGCCCATCATCTGGTTAA